From the endosymbiont of Bathymodiolus septemdierum str. Myojin knoll genome, one window contains:
- the icd gene encoding NADP-dependent isocitrate dehydrogenase yields MSKHIHEPVNGEKITFKDGVIQVPDQPIVTYIEGDGIGRDVSPVMKKVINAIVKKAYDGKKEIQWMDIYAGEKANEIYGEYLPQETLDAIKNYAVSIKGPLTTPVGGGMRSLNVAIRQELDLFICQRPVQYFTGTPTPVKAPEKVDMIIFRENSEDIYAGIEYQQGTKEVKKIIDFLQDEMGVTKIRFPETSGIGIKPVSIEGTVRLVRAAIQYAIDNDKDSVTLVHKGNIMKFTEGGFRDWGYQLAQEEFGATLISDGPWCEFKNPNTGTMITVKDVIADAFLQQILLRPEEYSVIATLNLNGDYVSDALAAQVGGIGIAPGANLSDTTAVFEATHGTAPKYAGQNKVNPGSIILSAEMMLRHIGWNKAADMVLSAMSNVIQNKTVTYDLERLMDGATLLSCSEFGDAMIDSLEN; encoded by the coding sequence ATGAGCAAGCATATTCACGAGCCAGTCAATGGCGAAAAAATTACTTTTAAAGACGGTGTTATTCAAGTGCCGGACCAGCCGATTGTTACCTATATAGAAGGTGATGGTATTGGTAGAGATGTATCGCCAGTGATGAAAAAAGTCATTAATGCAATTGTAAAAAAAGCTTATGACGGCAAAAAAGAAATTCAATGGATGGATATTTATGCTGGCGAAAAAGCCAATGAAATTTATGGTGAATATTTACCGCAAGAAACACTTGACGCAATTAAAAATTATGCAGTTTCTATCAAAGGCCCTTTAACAACGCCTGTTGGCGGGGGTATGCGTTCGTTGAATGTTGCCATTCGTCAAGAACTTGATTTGTTTATTTGCCAGCGTCCTGTGCAATATTTCACTGGCACGCCGACACCAGTTAAAGCCCCTGAAAAAGTGGATATGATTATTTTCAGAGAAAATTCTGAGGATATTTATGCGGGTATTGAGTACCAGCAGGGCACTAAGGAAGTTAAAAAAATTATTGACTTTTTACAAGATGAAATGGGTGTGACTAAAATCCGTTTCCCTGAAACTTCAGGCATTGGCATCAAGCCAGTATCGATAGAAGGTACGGTGCGTCTAGTTCGCGCTGCTATTCAATATGCGATTGACAACGATAAAGATTCTGTCACTTTGGTGCATAAAGGTAATATCATGAAATTTACTGAAGGTGGTTTCAGAGATTGGGGCTATCAGTTAGCGCAAGAAGAATTCGGTGCAACTTTGATTAGTGACGGGCCATGGTGTGAATTCAAAAACCCAAATACAGGTACAATGATTACCGTGAAGGATGTTATTGCCGATGCCTTCTTGCAACAAATATTATTGCGTCCAGAAGAGTATTCGGTGATTGCCACACTTAACCTAAATGGTGATTATGTATCAGATGCTTTGGCAGCACAAGTGGGCGGTATCGGTATTGCACCAGGTGCAAATTTATCAGACACCACTGCAGTATTTGAAGCCACACACGGCACAGCGCCGAAATACGCAGGGCAGAACAAAGTCAATCCAGGGTCAATTATCCTATCAGCAGAAATGATGTTGCGCCATATAGGATGGAATAAAGCAGCCGATATGGTATTGAGCGCAATGTCAAATGTGATTCAAAACAAAACCGTGACTTATGATTTAGAGAGACTGATGGATGGTGCGACTTTACTATCTTGTTCTGAATTTGGTGATGCGATGATTGATTCTTTGGAAAATTAA
- the cobO gene encoding cob(I)yrinic acid a,c-diamide adenosyltransferase translates to MARKKAHIDVRIEEANIDKGIIVLLTGNGKGKSSSALGMVCRALGHDMQIAIVKFLKGVQDTGEDAFLAQQPNVRTTCMKTGFTWDTQDREYDTQKACETWAVAEQYLKDASIDLVVIDELTYMINYKYLDEEKILNALKERPKKQHVVVTGRAASKALIEIADTVSILKDEKHAFRANIKAQKGIDI, encoded by the coding sequence AGCGCATATTGATGTCCGCATAGAAGAAGCAAATATAGACAAAGGTATCATCGTCTTACTCACAGGCAATGGCAAAGGAAAATCTTCCTCAGCACTCGGTATGGTTTGCCGTGCGCTTGGTCACGACATGCAAATTGCTATTGTCAAATTCTTAAAAGGCGTGCAAGATACAGGCGAGGATGCTTTTCTCGCTCAACAACCCAATGTCCGCACCACCTGTATGAAAACAGGCTTCACCTGGGACACGCAAGACAGAGAATACGACACTCAAAAAGCCTGTGAGACTTGGGCAGTTGCCGAACAATACCTTAAAGATGCATCCATTGACCTTGTTGTTATTGACGAATTGACTTACATGATTAATTACAAATATCTTGATGAAGAAAAAATACTCAATGCACTTAAAGAGCGTCCAAAAAAACAACATGTTGTTGTCACTGGCAGAGCTGCTAGCAAGGCCTTAATAGAAATCGCCGACACCGTCTCTATCCTAAAAGACGAAAAACACGCTTTCCGAGCCAATATCAAAGCCCAGAAAGGTATTGATATATAA